The following nucleotide sequence is from Treponema primitia ZAS-1.
TAAAGCCGTTTTTCCGGTAATAAAAATTACGAATTGGTACGGAACTATCAATATAACCTATTTCATGATGCCCGTTTTCTACCAGGCAGGTGACTGAAACATAGAGGGAATCCGAATTATTCATCAATACGGTATCAAAATTCCCCTCCCTGAACCATGCATCTAAAACAACAATGGGCCCCAGGGTGTTGAGAAAAGGACGCATATCCGCCCATTCCAATTCCGTAGCCAACAGGATAATCCCCGAATTACGTTCCCGAATCAACTGCTCCAATTTCGACCGGTATCCGCTTTCTCCTTCTTTTATGGTTACAATCTTAGTATCAAGTCCATGGGCGTGGCCTTCACTTTCCACTCCATCCAATAGGGCGGCAATAAGGGGGGTGTTCGTTAATACCAGTCCGCTTTTCTTATACATCACCAGTTTTATGCTGGTAATGTGGGTTGAATTGAGATATCCGGTCTCCTTTGCAACTTTGAGGATGGTTTCCGTGGTTTTAGAATTCACCCCCCTTTTATTATTCAAAACATTGGAAATAGTTGCCTGTGAAAATCCAGTGATAGCGCTAATTGTTTTTATATTAGTTTTCATTTTATTCACCACTTTCCAGTAAATTTTGAATTCAAAGCAACGTAATAATCCAGCAAGGGTAGTACCTTCATATTTTCATAGTCCATTTTCATGTATTAATCAATAGGTATTGTAAAATTTTATTCGTTTTTTTATATCCATGGGCGATTGACCAATCACCTATGGGTATAAAATATCAGAACTTCCAGCCTACGCTTAGGGCCGGCCTAAGATAGCCCGGTTCAGAACGGTCATCCGGGGACAGGATCTGGGTAAAATCGACGCCGGCTTCGATAAAAAACGGCCCCTTGATAAGCCACTGGAAGGAAAGCCCTGCAACAAGGGATAGGTACTGGCTGTCCAGGGAATCGCCCTTACCGGCATGGTAGTCAAAATAAAAATCCCCTATTACGCCGAGCCCTGCCCCAAGGCGGAAATTAAAGGCCATAATCCGGTTTGGCAGCCATAGCTGGTACAGCAGGCTGAGCTGCGCCCCGAAAAGCCGGGCTGCAACATCATAGTTTTCCTTTTGCGTTTCCAGCTTATTCCAGGAGGCGCCTAACTCCAGCCCCAGATTACACCAGCCCCACTTAAGGGGAACAACAGTTCCCCTGGCCACGGCGCCCAGGGGAAATAAAAGCTTATCGAAAGTATCACTGTTGAACAGAGCCCCATAGAGAGGGACAAGGGGAGCGTATCCCACAGAAACATTAATATCGGGACGGCCCGGGACATACTGCTCCGGCGGATCGGGACGGCTGATACGCAGGATGCCCCGGGAACTGTCCAGCCCGCCGGGATTTCGGACATACACATCATAAGCGCCCGGCTCAAGCTGCCCGCTGTTAAAGATAAGCTGCGCCGTATTCCCGTTAATCTCCGTCCTCAGGGGATGTATCTCCTGTTCAGGTTCCGGGCGGCGGAGCATAATAAGCGCTCCGGGGGCTAAGCCCTCTGTATCTAGGACAAGCTGCTGCGATTGAGTATTCCCGTCCAGAACTATTTCTTCGGGGGCAAACGTAAGTATCTTTGGCTGAATGGCACGCAGGACTTCAAAATAAACCCAATCCATGGTATATTCAAGCCTATCCAGGAGATTATACACCATTACTGTGTACCGGTACTGTCCTGGCTGAAGAGAAAGTATTCCGTAATTTTCTTCCGTTATTTCACGCAGTATTTCTACATTTTCTCCGTTCTGTTCTTTCTCAAGGATCAGCTCATAACGGAGCGCAAATTCATCGTGGTCCCAGGAAAGGCGCTGCATAAACCTTGGTCTATCATCTTCCCATACAATAAAATAACCATCCTCATCATGTGGCGTATCCTCTGCATATACGACTGCCGCAGGAGGCATACACATAATTAGTAATACTGATAAAGTAACGATGCGCTTACTGGCCATAGATTATACCCGGGTTGTTTGCGGTTTTACGCTGCATCATGGGAAGGTCCACCGTAAAACTATTTTCACCGACGGCTCCCCGTTGAATAGGATCCCCCGCAGCCTGATTGACAGCCTCCACCTGCCACATAAAGCTGCCGTTCTCCAGCAGGCTTAAGTCACTGAGGGTATGGGAATTCTGCGCCAAGGTCCGGCTTTCTATAAGATGCCGGCTGTCCCCCTCCTCCTTGTAGAGGGCAAAAATGTAGGCATCCGCACCCGGAACGGCTTCCCAGACAAACGTAATAATCCGGGACTCCCGCAGCTGCCCGGGGCCGATGATGTACCCGTTTTCCGGCCGCCGCCCCAGAGCTTCCGGAAGAAGGGGATCCGGGATTGAAACTGCGGCCGCAGCCGGCGGTGGTGATGGCGTGGTCGACAGCGGCGCTGGAACCGGCTGCGGACGGTCGGACGGTGGTTCTGACAGAGGAGGTGATGGCGTTTCAAAGATCGGCGCTGGAGCCGGCTGCGGACGGCGGGGTGGTGGTTCAGGCCGCGGGGCGGGCTGCAGGGTAGATGTTCCCTCCATGGCGGTAAAAGGCCGGGATGGCGAAATCGCAGAAATGGCTCCTTCGCTATCGGTCTGGTATACGCCCCAATAATACT
It contains:
- a CDS encoding substrate-binding domain-containing protein; protein product: MKTNIKTISAITGFSQATISNVLNNKRGVNSKTTETILKVAKETGYLNSTHITSIKLVMYKKSGLVLTNTPLIAALLDGVESEGHAHGLDTKIVTIKEGESGYRSKLEQLIRERNSGIILLATELEWADMRPFLNTLGPIVVLDAWFREGNFDTVLMNNSDSLYVSVTCLVENGHHEIGYIDSSVPIRNFYYRKNGFIRAMESYGLKVDNRYCISLGPTSNDAYEDMCRYLQGKHAIPTAYCVVNDIITFGAMKALQEFGYRIPDDVSLIGFDNMPFCDMTSPPLTTINVLKRELGQVAVRRLLALCDDGEEIHTKTQLLTTLVPRGSVKKLVNI